One Miscanthus floridulus cultivar M001 chromosome 11, ASM1932011v1, whole genome shotgun sequence DNA window includes the following coding sequences:
- the LOC136490875 gene encoding uncharacterized protein isoform X4, translated as MTAKDLKNKGGVERGVTREQRAIKRRKKLEASLLSSGSDGHGMKRMSKFWQRWLILTRRNVLLRRNDLAVADYPIGKFQSFPLKRNHLVMKLKVAKNSVDPVLSHLLCLMVIVLIQVRLPDNTTEDGLLGLYDEDIAIVTSIDCLHVDPVDLDLQASPDHPDGHVLAAGRAFNSGSLMAMRGSLSNESPNIFLSDSQGFTEAALGGPLVGNDERFHGMIVDLCHDVDENRKCAKFLSRKSLRQRLELFQILNPKKLHFYGYSLPSGVSSVVPSGFMKTIYWLRSVGYPMPPPLVLEFNGELLDRFEDRFGELRAWNGYPFGDLPNDRWERVWVKLEKKVVTKISRRVVSLASFNRDYSRSFACTGLLIKWPGSRAKRTVVLTSASLVRSRDNEGNIDRNLRIEVFLPPNQRRDGTLELYNLHKNIAIVSFKKGFKAIHPEDIFNEGMQESSSEKVVALGRDPIHGLLMGTIGKVKRNYKDRKLECQELRCSTCKIKKAGIGGPLIDFHGTFVGMNFYDGRDLTPFLPMDKVVDVLKGSNNFILPSERFILPSESGFNPVSILDPQEKENRWPVPEPYWYHGALDEDMDDVPELMGRTLL; from the exons AT GACTGCAAAGGACCTTAAAAACAAGGGAGGGGTTGAGAGAGGTGTGACTAGGGAACAGAGAGCCATAAAAAGAAGGAAGAAACTCGAGGCATCATTGCTTTCAAGTGGTAGTGATGGCCACGGCATGAAAAGAATGTCGAAAT TCTGGCAGCGTTGGCTGATTTTGACAAGAAGGAATGTGCTATTGAGGAGGAACGATTTGGCAGTGGCGGATTACCCGATCGGGAAGTTCCAATCATTCCCTTTAAAGAGAAACCATTTGGTGATGAAGTTAAAGGTGGCCAAGAACTCTGTCGATCCAGTGTTGTCTCACTTGCTTTGTTTGATGGTGATTGTGCTG ATTCAAGTGCGCCTTCCTGATAATACAACTGAAGATGGGCTCTTGGGACTATATGATGAAGATATTGCTATTGTTACATCCATCGACTGCCTACATGTTGATCCTGTAGATCTCGATCTTCAGGCATCACCTGACCACCCTGATGGTCATGTATTAGCTGCTGGGCGTGCCTTCAATTCAGGGAGTTTAATGGCCATGCGTGGGTCTCTGTCTAATGAATCCCCCAACATCTTCCTTTCTGATAGTCAAGGTTTCACAGAG GCTGCACTTGGAGGGCCACTTGTAGGAAATGACGAGAGGTTTCATGGGATGATCGTTGATCTTTGTCATGATGTTGATGAGAATAGGAAATGCGCCAAGTTCCTATCACGGAAATCACTCCGTCAACGCTTGGAGTTGTTTCAGATACTCAA TCCTAAAAAACTTCACTTCTACGGTTATTCGTTGCCCTCAGGTGTATCAAGCGTAGTCCCTTCAG GATTCATGAAAACTATTTACTGGCTAAGATCCGTTGGCTATCCAATGCCACCACCGCTTGTGCTTGAAT TCAATGGGGAGTTGCTTGATCGTTTTGAAGACCGCTTTGGTGAACTGCGTGCTTGGAATGGGTATCCTTTTGGTGATCTGCCCAATGATCGTTGGGAGCGTGTCTGGGTGAAACTTGAAAAGAAAGTTGTAACAAAAATATCCCGTAGAGTTGTCTCGCTTGCTTCTTTCAACCGTGATTACTCGAGGTCTTTTGCTTGCACAGGGTTGCTTATAAAGTGGCCTGGAAGCAGAGCCAAACGCACTGTTGTCCTGACTTCTGCCAGTTTAGTTAGAAGTCGTGATAATGAAGGCAACATTGACAGAAACTTGAGG ATTGAGGTGTTTCTCCCACCGAATCAACGTCGTGATGGGACATTGGAATTGTATAACTTACACAAAAATATTGCTATTGTCAGTTTCAAGAAAGGTTTCAAAGCTATTCACCCAGAAGACATTTTTAATGAAGGAATGCAAGAGTCATCATCTGAAAAGGTAGTTGCTCTAGGGCGTGATCCTATACATGGGCTATTGATGGGTACAATTGGTAAAGTGAAACGTAATTACAAGGATCGCAAACTTGAGTGCCAAGAGCTTCGATGTTCCACTTGTAAAATCAAGAAG GCTGGGATTGGTGGCCCTCTTATTGATTTTCATGGGACTTTTGTTGGCATGAACTTTTATGATGGAAGAGATCTAACTCCTTTCCTTCCAATGGACAAGGTTGTCGATGTCTTAAAAGGATCAAATAATTTCATATTACCATCAGAAAGGTTCATATTACCATCggaaag CGGATTTAATCCTGTGTCCATACTTGATCCCCAGGAGAAGGAAAACAG GTGGCCAGTGCCTGAACCATATTGGTATCATGGTGCACTTGATGAGGATATGGATGATGTCCCTGAGCTTATGGGAAGGACTCTATTATAG
- the LOC136490875 gene encoding uncharacterized protein isoform X1, which produces MTAKDLKNKGGVERGVTREQRAIKRRKKLEASLLSSGSDGHGMKRMSKLQASLAALADFDKKECAIEEERFGSGGLPDREVPIIPFKEKPFGDEVKGGQELCRSSVVSLALFDGDCAEENMLFACSGITLPHGSAIQGLTRFVTSACLVREFNLKRNRDDNLRIQVRLPDNTTEDGLLGLYDEDIAIVTSIDCLHVDPVDLDLQASPDHPDGHVLAAGRAFNSGSLMAMRGSLSNESPNIFLSDSQGFTEAALGGPLVGNDERFHGMIVDLCHDVDENRKCAKFLSRKSLRQRLELFQILNPKKLHFYGYSLPSGVSSVVPSGFMKTIYWLRSVGYPMPPPLVLEFNGELLDRFEDRFGELRAWNGYPFGDLPNDRWERVWVKLEKKVVTKISRRVVSLASFNRDYSRSFACTGLLIKWPGSRAKRTVVLTSASLVRSRDNEGNIDRNLRIEVFLPPNQRRDGTLELYNLHKNIAIVSFKKGFKAIHPEDIFNEGMQESSSEKVVALGRDPIHGLLMGTIGKVKRNYKDRKLECQELRCSTCKIKKAGIGGPLIDFHGTFVGMNFYDGRDLTPFLPMDKVVDVLKGSNNFILPSERFILPSESGFNPVSILDPQEKENRWPVPEPYWYHGALDEDMDDVPELMGRTLL; this is translated from the exons AT GACTGCAAAGGACCTTAAAAACAAGGGAGGGGTTGAGAGAGGTGTGACTAGGGAACAGAGAGCCATAAAAAGAAGGAAGAAACTCGAGGCATCATTGCTTTCAAGTGGTAGTGATGGCCACGGCATGAAAAGAATGTCGAAAT TACAAGCTAGTCTGGCAGCGTTGGCTGATTTTGACAAGAAGGAATGTGCTATTGAGGAGGAACGATTTGGCAGTGGCGGATTACCCGATCGGGAAGTTCCAATCATTCCCTTTAAAGAGAAACCATTTGGTGATGAAGTTAAAGGTGGCCAAGAACTCTGTCGATCCAGTGTTGTCTCACTTGCTTTGTTTGATGGTGATTGTGCTG AAGAAAACATGTTGTTTGCATGCTCTGGCATAACTCTACCACATGGGTCAGCTATACAAGGGCTAACAAGATTTGTCACTTCAGCATGTTTGGTTAGAGAATTCAATCTAAAAAGAAATAGAGATGATAACTTGAGG ATTCAAGTGCGCCTTCCTGATAATACAACTGAAGATGGGCTCTTGGGACTATATGATGAAGATATTGCTATTGTTACATCCATCGACTGCCTACATGTTGATCCTGTAGATCTCGATCTTCAGGCATCACCTGACCACCCTGATGGTCATGTATTAGCTGCTGGGCGTGCCTTCAATTCAGGGAGTTTAATGGCCATGCGTGGGTCTCTGTCTAATGAATCCCCCAACATCTTCCTTTCTGATAGTCAAGGTTTCACAGAG GCTGCACTTGGAGGGCCACTTGTAGGAAATGACGAGAGGTTTCATGGGATGATCGTTGATCTTTGTCATGATGTTGATGAGAATAGGAAATGCGCCAAGTTCCTATCACGGAAATCACTCCGTCAACGCTTGGAGTTGTTTCAGATACTCAA TCCTAAAAAACTTCACTTCTACGGTTATTCGTTGCCCTCAGGTGTATCAAGCGTAGTCCCTTCAG GATTCATGAAAACTATTTACTGGCTAAGATCCGTTGGCTATCCAATGCCACCACCGCTTGTGCTTGAAT TCAATGGGGAGTTGCTTGATCGTTTTGAAGACCGCTTTGGTGAACTGCGTGCTTGGAATGGGTATCCTTTTGGTGATCTGCCCAATGATCGTTGGGAGCGTGTCTGGGTGAAACTTGAAAAGAAAGTTGTAACAAAAATATCCCGTAGAGTTGTCTCGCTTGCTTCTTTCAACCGTGATTACTCGAGGTCTTTTGCTTGCACAGGGTTGCTTATAAAGTGGCCTGGAAGCAGAGCCAAACGCACTGTTGTCCTGACTTCTGCCAGTTTAGTTAGAAGTCGTGATAATGAAGGCAACATTGACAGAAACTTGAGG ATTGAGGTGTTTCTCCCACCGAATCAACGTCGTGATGGGACATTGGAATTGTATAACTTACACAAAAATATTGCTATTGTCAGTTTCAAGAAAGGTTTCAAAGCTATTCACCCAGAAGACATTTTTAATGAAGGAATGCAAGAGTCATCATCTGAAAAGGTAGTTGCTCTAGGGCGTGATCCTATACATGGGCTATTGATGGGTACAATTGGTAAAGTGAAACGTAATTACAAGGATCGCAAACTTGAGTGCCAAGAGCTTCGATGTTCCACTTGTAAAATCAAGAAG GCTGGGATTGGTGGCCCTCTTATTGATTTTCATGGGACTTTTGTTGGCATGAACTTTTATGATGGAAGAGATCTAACTCCTTTCCTTCCAATGGACAAGGTTGTCGATGTCTTAAAAGGATCAAATAATTTCATATTACCATCAGAAAGGTTCATATTACCATCggaaag CGGATTTAATCCTGTGTCCATACTTGATCCCCAGGAGAAGGAAAACAG GTGGCCAGTGCCTGAACCATATTGGTATCATGGTGCACTTGATGAGGATATGGATGATGTCCCTGAGCTTATGGGAAGGACTCTATTATAG
- the LOC136490875 gene encoding uncharacterized protein isoform X2: protein MTAKDLKNKGGVERGVTREQRAIKRRKKLEASLLSSGSDGHGMKRMSKLQASLAALADFDKKECAIEEERFGSGGLPDREVPIIPFKEKPFGDEVKGGQELCRSSVVSLALFDGDCAEENMLFACSGITLPHGSAIQGLTRFVTSACLVREFNLKRNRDDNLRIQVRLPDNTTEDGLLGLYDEDIAIVTSIDCLHVDPVDLDLQASPDHPDGHVLAAGRAFNSGSLMAMRGSLSNESPNIFLSDSQGFTEAALGGPLVGNDERFHGMIVDLCHDVDENRKCAKFLSRKSLRQRLELFQILNPKKLHFYGYSLPSGVSSVVPSGFMKTIYWLRSVGYPMPPPLVLEFNGELLDRFEDRFGELRAWNGYPFGDLPNDRWERVWVKLEKKVVTKISRRVVSLASFNRDYSRSFACTGLLIKWPGSRAKRTVVLTSASLVRSRDNEGNIDRNLRIEVFLPPNQRRDGTLELYNLHKNIAIVSFKKGFKAIHPEDIFNEGMQESSSEKVVALGRDPIHGLLMGTIGKVKRNYKDRKLECQELRCSTCKIKKAGIGGPLIDFHGTFVGMNFYDGRDLTPFLPMDKVVDVLKGSNNFILPSESGFNPVSILDPQEKENRWPVPEPYWYHGALDEDMDDVPELMGRTLL, encoded by the exons AT GACTGCAAAGGACCTTAAAAACAAGGGAGGGGTTGAGAGAGGTGTGACTAGGGAACAGAGAGCCATAAAAAGAAGGAAGAAACTCGAGGCATCATTGCTTTCAAGTGGTAGTGATGGCCACGGCATGAAAAGAATGTCGAAAT TACAAGCTAGTCTGGCAGCGTTGGCTGATTTTGACAAGAAGGAATGTGCTATTGAGGAGGAACGATTTGGCAGTGGCGGATTACCCGATCGGGAAGTTCCAATCATTCCCTTTAAAGAGAAACCATTTGGTGATGAAGTTAAAGGTGGCCAAGAACTCTGTCGATCCAGTGTTGTCTCACTTGCTTTGTTTGATGGTGATTGTGCTG AAGAAAACATGTTGTTTGCATGCTCTGGCATAACTCTACCACATGGGTCAGCTATACAAGGGCTAACAAGATTTGTCACTTCAGCATGTTTGGTTAGAGAATTCAATCTAAAAAGAAATAGAGATGATAACTTGAGG ATTCAAGTGCGCCTTCCTGATAATACAACTGAAGATGGGCTCTTGGGACTATATGATGAAGATATTGCTATTGTTACATCCATCGACTGCCTACATGTTGATCCTGTAGATCTCGATCTTCAGGCATCACCTGACCACCCTGATGGTCATGTATTAGCTGCTGGGCGTGCCTTCAATTCAGGGAGTTTAATGGCCATGCGTGGGTCTCTGTCTAATGAATCCCCCAACATCTTCCTTTCTGATAGTCAAGGTTTCACAGAG GCTGCACTTGGAGGGCCACTTGTAGGAAATGACGAGAGGTTTCATGGGATGATCGTTGATCTTTGTCATGATGTTGATGAGAATAGGAAATGCGCCAAGTTCCTATCACGGAAATCACTCCGTCAACGCTTGGAGTTGTTTCAGATACTCAA TCCTAAAAAACTTCACTTCTACGGTTATTCGTTGCCCTCAGGTGTATCAAGCGTAGTCCCTTCAG GATTCATGAAAACTATTTACTGGCTAAGATCCGTTGGCTATCCAATGCCACCACCGCTTGTGCTTGAAT TCAATGGGGAGTTGCTTGATCGTTTTGAAGACCGCTTTGGTGAACTGCGTGCTTGGAATGGGTATCCTTTTGGTGATCTGCCCAATGATCGTTGGGAGCGTGTCTGGGTGAAACTTGAAAAGAAAGTTGTAACAAAAATATCCCGTAGAGTTGTCTCGCTTGCTTCTTTCAACCGTGATTACTCGAGGTCTTTTGCTTGCACAGGGTTGCTTATAAAGTGGCCTGGAAGCAGAGCCAAACGCACTGTTGTCCTGACTTCTGCCAGTTTAGTTAGAAGTCGTGATAATGAAGGCAACATTGACAGAAACTTGAGG ATTGAGGTGTTTCTCCCACCGAATCAACGTCGTGATGGGACATTGGAATTGTATAACTTACACAAAAATATTGCTATTGTCAGTTTCAAGAAAGGTTTCAAAGCTATTCACCCAGAAGACATTTTTAATGAAGGAATGCAAGAGTCATCATCTGAAAAGGTAGTTGCTCTAGGGCGTGATCCTATACATGGGCTATTGATGGGTACAATTGGTAAAGTGAAACGTAATTACAAGGATCGCAAACTTGAGTGCCAAGAGCTTCGATGTTCCACTTGTAAAATCAAGAAG GCTGGGATTGGTGGCCCTCTTATTGATTTTCATGGGACTTTTGTTGGCATGAACTTTTATGATGGAAGAGATCTAACTCCTTTCCTTCCAATGGACAAGGTTGTCGATGTCTTAAAAGGATCAAATAATTTCATATTACCATCAGAAAG CGGATTTAATCCTGTGTCCATACTTGATCCCCAGGAGAAGGAAAACAG GTGGCCAGTGCCTGAACCATATTGGTATCATGGTGCACTTGATGAGGATATGGATGATGTCCCTGAGCTTATGGGAAGGACTCTATTATAG
- the LOC136490875 gene encoding uncharacterized protein isoform X3, translating into MKRMSKLQASLAALADFDKKECAIEEERFGSGGLPDREVPIIPFKEKPFGDEVKGGQELCRSSVVSLALFDGDCAEENMLFACSGITLPHGSAIQGLTRFVTSACLVREFNLKRNRDDNLRIQVRLPDNTTEDGLLGLYDEDIAIVTSIDCLHVDPVDLDLQASPDHPDGHVLAAGRAFNSGSLMAMRGSLSNESPNIFLSDSQGFTEAALGGPLVGNDERFHGMIVDLCHDVDENRKCAKFLSRKSLRQRLELFQILNPKKLHFYGYSLPSGVSSVVPSGFMKTIYWLRSVGYPMPPPLVLEFNGELLDRFEDRFGELRAWNGYPFGDLPNDRWERVWVKLEKKVVTKISRRVVSLASFNRDYSRSFACTGLLIKWPGSRAKRTVVLTSASLVRSRDNEGNIDRNLRIEVFLPPNQRRDGTLELYNLHKNIAIVSFKKGFKAIHPEDIFNEGMQESSSEKVVALGRDPIHGLLMGTIGKVKRNYKDRKLECQELRCSTCKIKKAGIGGPLIDFHGTFVGMNFYDGRDLTPFLPMDKVVDVLKGSNNFILPSERFILPSESGFNPVSILDPQEKENRWPVPEPYWYHGALDEDMDDVPELMGRTLL; encoded by the exons ATGAAAAGAATGTCGAAAT TACAAGCTAGTCTGGCAGCGTTGGCTGATTTTGACAAGAAGGAATGTGCTATTGAGGAGGAACGATTTGGCAGTGGCGGATTACCCGATCGGGAAGTTCCAATCATTCCCTTTAAAGAGAAACCATTTGGTGATGAAGTTAAAGGTGGCCAAGAACTCTGTCGATCCAGTGTTGTCTCACTTGCTTTGTTTGATGGTGATTGTGCTG AAGAAAACATGTTGTTTGCATGCTCTGGCATAACTCTACCACATGGGTCAGCTATACAAGGGCTAACAAGATTTGTCACTTCAGCATGTTTGGTTAGAGAATTCAATCTAAAAAGAAATAGAGATGATAACTTGAGG ATTCAAGTGCGCCTTCCTGATAATACAACTGAAGATGGGCTCTTGGGACTATATGATGAAGATATTGCTATTGTTACATCCATCGACTGCCTACATGTTGATCCTGTAGATCTCGATCTTCAGGCATCACCTGACCACCCTGATGGTCATGTATTAGCTGCTGGGCGTGCCTTCAATTCAGGGAGTTTAATGGCCATGCGTGGGTCTCTGTCTAATGAATCCCCCAACATCTTCCTTTCTGATAGTCAAGGTTTCACAGAG GCTGCACTTGGAGGGCCACTTGTAGGAAATGACGAGAGGTTTCATGGGATGATCGTTGATCTTTGTCATGATGTTGATGAGAATAGGAAATGCGCCAAGTTCCTATCACGGAAATCACTCCGTCAACGCTTGGAGTTGTTTCAGATACTCAA TCCTAAAAAACTTCACTTCTACGGTTATTCGTTGCCCTCAGGTGTATCAAGCGTAGTCCCTTCAG GATTCATGAAAACTATTTACTGGCTAAGATCCGTTGGCTATCCAATGCCACCACCGCTTGTGCTTGAAT TCAATGGGGAGTTGCTTGATCGTTTTGAAGACCGCTTTGGTGAACTGCGTGCTTGGAATGGGTATCCTTTTGGTGATCTGCCCAATGATCGTTGGGAGCGTGTCTGGGTGAAACTTGAAAAGAAAGTTGTAACAAAAATATCCCGTAGAGTTGTCTCGCTTGCTTCTTTCAACCGTGATTACTCGAGGTCTTTTGCTTGCACAGGGTTGCTTATAAAGTGGCCTGGAAGCAGAGCCAAACGCACTGTTGTCCTGACTTCTGCCAGTTTAGTTAGAAGTCGTGATAATGAAGGCAACATTGACAGAAACTTGAGG ATTGAGGTGTTTCTCCCACCGAATCAACGTCGTGATGGGACATTGGAATTGTATAACTTACACAAAAATATTGCTATTGTCAGTTTCAAGAAAGGTTTCAAAGCTATTCACCCAGAAGACATTTTTAATGAAGGAATGCAAGAGTCATCATCTGAAAAGGTAGTTGCTCTAGGGCGTGATCCTATACATGGGCTATTGATGGGTACAATTGGTAAAGTGAAACGTAATTACAAGGATCGCAAACTTGAGTGCCAAGAGCTTCGATGTTCCACTTGTAAAATCAAGAAG GCTGGGATTGGTGGCCCTCTTATTGATTTTCATGGGACTTTTGTTGGCATGAACTTTTATGATGGAAGAGATCTAACTCCTTTCCTTCCAATGGACAAGGTTGTCGATGTCTTAAAAGGATCAAATAATTTCATATTACCATCAGAAAGGTTCATATTACCATCggaaag CGGATTTAATCCTGTGTCCATACTTGATCCCCAGGAGAAGGAAAACAG GTGGCCAGTGCCTGAACCATATTGGTATCATGGTGCACTTGATGAGGATATGGATGATGTCCCTGAGCTTATGGGAAGGACTCTATTATAG
- the LOC136490875 gene encoding uncharacterized protein isoform X5, with amino-acid sequence MLFACSGITLPHGSAIQGLTRFVTSACLVREFNLKRNRDDNLRIQVRLPDNTTEDGLLGLYDEDIAIVTSIDCLHVDPVDLDLQASPDHPDGHVLAAGRAFNSGSLMAMRGSLSNESPNIFLSDSQGFTEAALGGPLVGNDERFHGMIVDLCHDVDENRKCAKFLSRKSLRQRLELFQILNPKKLHFYGYSLPSGVSSVVPSGFMKTIYWLRSVGYPMPPPLVLEFNGELLDRFEDRFGELRAWNGYPFGDLPNDRWERVWVKLEKKVVTKISRRVVSLASFNRDYSRSFACTGLLIKWPGSRAKRTVVLTSASLVRSRDNEGNIDRNLRIEVFLPPNQRRDGTLELYNLHKNIAIVSFKKGFKAIHPEDIFNEGMQESSSEKVVALGRDPIHGLLMGTIGKVKRNYKDRKLECQELRCSTCKIKKAGIGGPLIDFHGTFVGMNFYDGRDLTPFLPMDKVVDVLKGSNNFILPSERFILPSESGFNPVSILDPQEKENRWPVPEPYWYHGALDEDMDDVPELMGRTLL; translated from the exons ATGTTGTTTGCATGCTCTGGCATAACTCTACCACATGGGTCAGCTATACAAGGGCTAACAAGATTTGTCACTTCAGCATGTTTGGTTAGAGAATTCAATCTAAAAAGAAATAGAGATGATAACTTGAGG ATTCAAGTGCGCCTTCCTGATAATACAACTGAAGATGGGCTCTTGGGACTATATGATGAAGATATTGCTATTGTTACATCCATCGACTGCCTACATGTTGATCCTGTAGATCTCGATCTTCAGGCATCACCTGACCACCCTGATGGTCATGTATTAGCTGCTGGGCGTGCCTTCAATTCAGGGAGTTTAATGGCCATGCGTGGGTCTCTGTCTAATGAATCCCCCAACATCTTCCTTTCTGATAGTCAAGGTTTCACAGAG GCTGCACTTGGAGGGCCACTTGTAGGAAATGACGAGAGGTTTCATGGGATGATCGTTGATCTTTGTCATGATGTTGATGAGAATAGGAAATGCGCCAAGTTCCTATCACGGAAATCACTCCGTCAACGCTTGGAGTTGTTTCAGATACTCAA TCCTAAAAAACTTCACTTCTACGGTTATTCGTTGCCCTCAGGTGTATCAAGCGTAGTCCCTTCAG GATTCATGAAAACTATTTACTGGCTAAGATCCGTTGGCTATCCAATGCCACCACCGCTTGTGCTTGAAT TCAATGGGGAGTTGCTTGATCGTTTTGAAGACCGCTTTGGTGAACTGCGTGCTTGGAATGGGTATCCTTTTGGTGATCTGCCCAATGATCGTTGGGAGCGTGTCTGGGTGAAACTTGAAAAGAAAGTTGTAACAAAAATATCCCGTAGAGTTGTCTCGCTTGCTTCTTTCAACCGTGATTACTCGAGGTCTTTTGCTTGCACAGGGTTGCTTATAAAGTGGCCTGGAAGCAGAGCCAAACGCACTGTTGTCCTGACTTCTGCCAGTTTAGTTAGAAGTCGTGATAATGAAGGCAACATTGACAGAAACTTGAGG ATTGAGGTGTTTCTCCCACCGAATCAACGTCGTGATGGGACATTGGAATTGTATAACTTACACAAAAATATTGCTATTGTCAGTTTCAAGAAAGGTTTCAAAGCTATTCACCCAGAAGACATTTTTAATGAAGGAATGCAAGAGTCATCATCTGAAAAGGTAGTTGCTCTAGGGCGTGATCCTATACATGGGCTATTGATGGGTACAATTGGTAAAGTGAAACGTAATTACAAGGATCGCAAACTTGAGTGCCAAGAGCTTCGATGTTCCACTTGTAAAATCAAGAAG GCTGGGATTGGTGGCCCTCTTATTGATTTTCATGGGACTTTTGTTGGCATGAACTTTTATGATGGAAGAGATCTAACTCCTTTCCTTCCAATGGACAAGGTTGTCGATGTCTTAAAAGGATCAAATAATTTCATATTACCATCAGAAAGGTTCATATTACCATCggaaag CGGATTTAATCCTGTGTCCATACTTGATCCCCAGGAGAAGGAAAACAG GTGGCCAGTGCCTGAACCATATTGGTATCATGGTGCACTTGATGAGGATATGGATGATGTCCCTGAGCTTATGGGAAGGACTCTATTATAG